One stretch of Chryseobacterium fluminis DNA includes these proteins:
- a CDS encoding acyl-CoA thioesterase, producing MTTEERIEASETRIFKAVFPNTTNHYDTLFGGTAMQLMDEVAFITATRFARKRVVTVSSDKIDFNRPIPAGTIVELIGRVSHVGKTSMKVNVEIYTEQMYSYERERAIVGDFTFVAIDEFKKPIQIL from the coding sequence ATGACTACAGAAGAAAGAATTGAAGCATCTGAAACCCGAATTTTTAAGGCTGTTTTTCCAAACACGACCAATCATTATGATACGCTTTTCGGAGGTACCGCAATGCAGCTGATGGATGAGGTAGCGTTTATTACAGCGACCCGTTTTGCGAGAAAAAGAGTGGTTACCGTGAGTAGCGATAAAATAGACTTTAACAGACCCATTCCTGCCGGAACGATCGTTGAACTGATCGGACGGGTATCCCATGTCGGAAAAACGAGTATGAAAGTAAATGTAGAAATCTATACCGAACAGATGTACTCTTATGAACGGGAAAGAGCCATTGTCGGAGATTTTACTTTTGTCGCCATTGATGAATTTAAAAAGCCTATTCAGATTTTATAA
- a CDS encoding WG repeat-containing protein, translated as MVPIKILLIIVFVFNAKLYAQKNNEIAIPYRDGKLWGLSDTLGVIKVKPFASEFKKMVYSSIAPTSRFVFKTDKGFVVTDHAGKIFLPDKETADSVKVDEYQNDYVYIFKNSKMGLVYQGKKIIDCLYDDIFLSFNRSYVVKKDHKAGLINSKGKILIPVQYDRVVPSADNDTKDFKWTAIDGAERITFSDVDIYGLGSPGPPSASGTSRSYTIGGKNKVASNIDVDSLIRVLNKKYNFVDTSYKRNGMILVEEDKKIGAYSTVDGKIISEPVYDEMTFFSNDKGGIALKVKKDGKYGIINNSRKIKAEVIYDNIYFDVKNNVYILQKEGKKGIVVFSTVYDIIPPKYRDVKAAGPIRVSDRWNFGLFDVVTEDHKRGFVGENGIEFFKN; from the coding sequence ATGGTACCAATTAAAATATTGCTCATCATTGTCTTTGTATTTAATGCAAAATTATACGCTCAGAAAAATAATGAAATTGCCATTCCTTATCGGGACGGGAAATTATGGGGATTAAGTGATACACTGGGCGTCATTAAAGTAAAACCTTTTGCCTCTGAGTTTAAAAAAATGGTGTACAGCAGTATTGCACCCACTTCCAGATTTGTGTTTAAGACCGATAAAGGCTTTGTCGTTACCGATCATGCAGGGAAAATATTTCTGCCGGATAAGGAAACAGCGGATTCTGTAAAGGTGGATGAATATCAAAATGACTATGTCTATATCTTCAAAAATTCCAAAATGGGATTGGTATATCAAGGTAAAAAAATTATTGATTGCCTGTATGATGACATATTCCTGTCTTTTAACAGAAGTTACGTCGTTAAAAAAGACCATAAAGCAGGCCTCATCAACAGTAAAGGAAAAATACTGATTCCGGTACAATACGATCGGGTAGTTCCTTCTGCAGACAATGATACTAAAGATTTTAAATGGACAGCTATTGATGGAGCAGAACGGATAACTTTTTCTGATGTAGATATCTATGGTCTTGGAAGTCCCGGTCCTCCCAGCGCTTCCGGTACTTCAAGAAGCTATACCATCGGTGGTAAAAATAAAGTAGCCTCAAATATTGATGTCGACAGCCTAATCAGAGTCCTGAATAAAAAGTACAATTTCGTCGATACTTCCTATAAAAGAAATGGGATGATTCTTGTTGAAGAGGATAAGAAAATAGGAGCTTACAGTACTGTTGACGGTAAAATAATATCAGAACCGGTGTATGACGAAATGACTTTTTTCTCCAATGATAAGGGTGGGATTGCCCTGAAGGTCAAAAAGGACGGGAAATACGGAATTATCAATAACAGCAGAAAGATTAAGGCCGAAGTCATCTATGACAATATCTATTTTGACGTAAAAAATAACGTATACATTTTACAGAAAGAAGGTAAGAAAGGCATTGTCGTTTTCAGCACGGTTTATGACATTATCCCTCCTAAATACAGAGACGTAAAAGCTGCAGGACCTATCAGAGTAAGCGACCGCTGGAACTTCGGCCTTTTTGACGTGGTGACTGAGGATCATAAGAGAGGTTTTGTCGGGGAAAACGGAATAGAATTTTTTAAAAATTAA
- a CDS encoding HD domain-containing protein, whose product MKIQKEIDFILAVDALKNVQRRNYNADDCRRENTAEHSWQIIILAQILFPYAKSRADIDLLRVIRMLSIHDLVEIEAGDTFLFDEAAMVGKFEREKISAQKIFGILDEPLSTEFFNMWLEFEEEQTPDAVFACAIDRIMPFILNSHTSGKSWTEAGVTEKQIRNMLENAISRASDEMGEAFRILLNFNLDSEKVLR is encoded by the coding sequence ATGAAAATACAAAAGGAGATTGATTTTATACTGGCAGTGGATGCCCTGAAAAATGTACAGCGAAGAAATTACAATGCCGATGATTGCCGAAGAGAAAATACAGCAGAACATTCGTGGCAGATTATTATCCTGGCCCAGATTCTGTTTCCCTATGCGAAAAGCAGAGCGGATATTGATCTGTTACGGGTAATCAGAATGCTTTCCATTCACGATCTGGTTGAAATTGAAGCGGGAGATACTTTTTTATTTGATGAAGCAGCCATGGTTGGAAAATTTGAACGCGAAAAAATTTCAGCCCAAAAGATTTTCGGGATTCTGGACGAACCTTTAAGCACGGAGTTTTTTAATATGTGGCTGGAATTTGAAGAAGAGCAGACCCCTGATGCTGTTTTTGCGTGCGCCATCGACAGAATCATGCCATTTATTTTGAACTCCCACACTTCAGGAAAAAGCTGGACGGAAGCCGGAGTGACTGAAAAACAAATCAGAAATATGCTGGAAAACGCGATCAGCAGGGCTTCAGATGAAATGGGTGAGGCCTTCCGGATATTGCTCAATTTTAATCTTGATTCTGAAAAAGTTTTAAGATAA
- a CDS encoding FG-GAP repeat protein → MNCKFIFPMILLGNLCFSQHTFELKDASQKYGIKINVEHCEGEECGGKAVIDLTDKKSEKKIQTLHSDDLNFYLNKDQMPTANIIQLYNEQSPLIFDDFNFDGTEDLAIRNGNESGYGGPSYDVYVFNRTRNKLVPSEELTALAHENLGMFNTDPERKRLVTYSKSGCCWHLTTEYTVLPQRGLFKVYELEEDATGDDKVKVTKKEFINDQWITNIKVYPISEYYKENENTKGD, encoded by the coding sequence ATGAACTGTAAATTTATATTTCCAATGATCCTTTTGGGAAATTTGTGTTTCTCTCAGCATACATTCGAATTAAAAGATGCATCACAGAAGTATGGAATCAAAATAAATGTTGAGCACTGTGAAGGGGAAGAATGCGGTGGAAAGGCAGTTATCGATTTGACTGATAAAAAAAGCGAAAAAAAAATCCAGACATTACATTCTGATGATTTAAACTTTTATCTGAATAAAGATCAGATGCCCACAGCCAATATTATACAGTTATATAATGAGCAGAGTCCGTTGATTTTTGATGATTTTAATTTTGACGGGACAGAAGACCTGGCCATCAGAAACGGAAATGAAAGTGGCTATGGCGGACCGTCCTATGATGTGTACGTTTTTAACAGGACCAGAAATAAATTGGTTCCCAGCGAAGAATTAACTGCGCTCGCTCATGAAAATCTGGGAATGTTTAACACCGATCCGGAAAGAAAAAGGCTGGTTACTTATTCCAAGTCAGGATGCTGCTGGCACCTGACCACAGAATATACCGTGCTTCCGCAAAGAGGTCTCTTTAAAGTCTACGAGCTTGAAGAAGACGCCACAGGAGATGACAAAGTAAAAGTGACGAAAAAAGAATTTATTAATGATCAATGGATTACCAATATCAAAGTGTATCCGATAAGCGAATATTATAAAGAAAATGAAAATACAAAAGGAGATTGA
- a CDS encoding PadR family transcriptional regulator codes for MNTENTKAQMRKGILEFCILSLINHREMYVSDLIDELKKGKLDVVEGTLYPLLTRLKNGEFLSYRWEESTGGPPRKYYQITEKGKLFLGELQNTWNDLTDAVNQITQKN; via the coding sequence ATGAATACTGAAAATACCAAAGCGCAAATGCGAAAAGGGATTCTGGAATTCTGTATTTTGAGCCTCATCAATCATCGTGAAATGTATGTTTCCGATCTAATCGATGAACTGAAAAAAGGAAAACTGGATGTCGTGGAAGGAACCCTCTACCCTCTTTTAACAAGATTAAAAAACGGAGAATTTCTCTCTTACCGGTGGGAAGAATCTACAGGAGGCCCTCCGAGAAAATATTATCAGATCACAGAAAAAGGGAAACTTTTTTTAGGTGAACTTCAGAATACCTGGAACGACTTGACAGATGCCGT